A genomic window from Candidatus Obscuribacterales bacterium includes:
- a CDS encoding AAA family ATPase, producing the protein MPSKHIISIANQKGGVAKTTTTAYLGAALSRLHRKVLLIDSDPQANLTYSLELNDEQKEHAQDNSLATIYESGGSLADCILPIRDNLHLVPASPDLVMTEVALDTSPETLSGKPECILSDALKPVAANYDYILIDCPPSQGMLTLNALCASNWIVIPTMASVISLTGLERMLEQVHEIVHGEPSLNEDLKILGVLITRFRKDRTVEVELEQRLRTLEEDFAVFRTVIPDRSQFELMGELQAHTGRHLVDLSMVSYSLLPYLTLAMELEKMLSQKQPAKKGV; encoded by the coding sequence GTGCCGTCAAAACACATAATTTCCATTGCTAATCAAAAGGGTGGAGTTGCAAAAACTACCACCACCGCATACCTGGGTGCAGCACTTTCTCGTTTGCACAGAAAAGTTCTGCTAATTGATTCTGATCCACAAGCAAATCTAACTTATTCTCTCGAGCTAAACGATGAGCAAAAGGAACATGCTCAGGACAATAGTCTTGCCACCATTTACGAATCCGGTGGCAGTTTAGCTGACTGCATACTTCCCATTCGCGATAACTTACATTTGGTACCGGCATCACCCGATTTAGTGATGACCGAAGTAGCTCTCGATACATCACCTGAAACTCTTTCCGGCAAGCCGGAATGTATTTTGTCCGATGCACTAAAACCAGTTGCAGCCAATTACGACTATATTCTCATTGATTGTCCACCCAGCCAGGGCATGCTCACGCTAAATGCGCTTTGCGCTTCTAACTGGATAGTCATTCCAACGATGGCATCAGTAATTAGTTTGACTGGTCTTGAGCGCATGCTTGAACAGGTGCACGAAATTGTGCATGGTGAGCCATCTCTCAATGAAGATCTCAAAATTCTAGGGGTGCTGATTACTCGCTTCAGGAAAGACCGCACCGTAGAAGTAGAATTAGAGCAAAGACTACGCACTCTCGAAGAGGACTTTGCCGTTTTTCGCACTGTAATCCCGGACAGAAGCCAATTTGAGCTGATGGGCGAATTACAAGCTCACACAGGAAGGCACCTGGTAGACCTATCAATGGTCAGCTATTCCCTGCTTCCCTACCTGACGTTGGCAATGGAACTCGAGAAGATGCTTAGCCAGAAGCAACCGGCTAAAAAGGGCGTCTAG
- the hisS gene encoding histidine--tRNA ligase — MDTLTDEKQQQLSMQPARGTRDILPGETELWQKLEELARKTLMSAGYKEIRFPIFEHTELFKRSVGETTDIVGKEMYTFNDKSDRSLTLRPEGTASAVRAYLNSGLGRQSPPIKLFYMGPFFRYERMQTGRYRQFHQLGLEAFGSAGPLIDAEVIVVAVQFLKAAGLTDFEVQVNSIGCPACRPAYRELLKQSLKEKLPNLCEDCRDRFDRNPLRMLDCKVKADQEQYQDVPAALDHLCADCESHWQGLLGLLKKFNIPIVINKRLVRGLDYYTRTVFEIVSHDKRLGAQSTVAAGGRYDNLIKTLGGPSTAAVGWGLGLERLTLLLDNQDTSKVDVYVVSTKAEVALEVATALRQEGISADLDYPANGFESRSFTKQLQQANKQGCPLVVIAGDDEIAANELTLKDMRNGSQIRLPLSGLASKIREQLT; from the coding sequence GTGGACACTTTGACTGACGAGAAACAGCAACAACTAAGCATGCAGCCAGCCCGCGGCACGCGAGATATACTGCCGGGGGAGACAGAGCTTTGGCAAAAGCTGGAAGAGCTTGCCCGTAAGACGCTGATGTCGGCTGGCTATAAGGAAATCCGCTTCCCTATATTCGAGCACACAGAGCTCTTCAAGCGCAGCGTGGGTGAGACTACGGACATTGTCGGTAAGGAAATGTATACCTTCAACGACAAATCGGACCGTTCGCTGACCTTGCGCCCCGAAGGCACAGCCAGTGCCGTTCGCGCTTATTTAAATTCCGGCTTGGGCAGACAGAGTCCGCCCATCAAACTCTTTTACATGGGACCATTTTTCCGTTACGAACGTATGCAAACCGGGCGTTATCGGCAGTTTCACCAACTGGGACTGGAAGCCTTCGGCAGCGCCGGCCCATTAATCGATGCCGAAGTAATTGTCGTAGCAGTGCAATTTCTCAAAGCAGCCGGACTAACGGATTTCGAAGTGCAGGTCAATTCCATAGGCTGCCCTGCTTGCAGACCGGCTTACCGTGAGCTTTTAAAGCAATCACTAAAAGAAAAACTGCCGAACTTGTGCGAAGACTGCCGCGACCGTTTCGACAGAAACCCGCTGCGCATGCTCGATTGCAAGGTCAAAGCGGATCAAGAGCAATACCAAGATGTACCCGCAGCGCTCGATCACCTCTGTGCCGATTGCGAAAGTCACTGGCAAGGCTTACTTGGATTGCTCAAAAAGTTCAATATCCCAATAGTCATTAACAAGCGCCTGGTAAGAGGTCTCGATTACTACACGCGGACGGTATTTGAAATTGTCTCTCACGACAAACGCCTGGGTGCTCAGTCAACTGTTGCAGCCGGCGGCAGATATGACAACCTTATCAAAACACTCGGTGGTCCCTCAACCGCAGCTGTCGGCTGGGGACTCGGACTTGAACGACTAACGCTACTTCTCGACAACCAAGACACGTCAAAAGTAGACGTCTATGTCGTGAGCACAAAAGCCGAAGTAGCTCTAGAAGTTGCTACCGCATTGCGTCAGGAAGGCATTTCTGCCGATCTTGATTACCCTGCAAATGGCTTTGAAAGCCGCTCTTTCACCAAACAATTGCAACAAGCCAACAAGCAAGGCTGCCCGCTTGTAGTGATTGCCGGCGACGATGAAATAGCGGCCAATGAACTGACATTGAAAGACATGCGCAATGGCAGTCAAATTCGCTTGCCACTAAGCGGATTAGCAAGCAAAATTAGAGAGCAACTTACCTGA